One Etheostoma cragini isolate CJK2018 chromosome 6, CSU_Ecrag_1.0, whole genome shotgun sequence DNA window includes the following coding sequences:
- the si:dkey-250k15.4 gene encoding uncharacterized protein si:dkey-250k15.4 produces MRPMGGRALSDREKILNVFNKQLKTTEKKRCSGNRLTADCTRLNHDSMTDGQHKMKRLKSRKERSQMRGGKKEASTSKSHYHHCPRQSSKDMAHFHNSCHSSCHCPSMRDAPFPNIIPAAQEPSIITDSRLIGHHGLFNHEVKSIDIERLLSEQRKRGTQLQEKNNTASHPFSTSNIPSPLSNNDLLDKDTDEVLPIEKTKAHDDCQKKISQGSDVTAVRRPQQQPDLSPDSVKSISSAKQSSLNAVKIKSKKTNPVMSEKGRESQLTPTVVRENVKTLNKTVQGNMISTPEHTPKNQESPAHQTQAHILSPSPHQPSSSPTADSSDIPNLDCVSKSVSTLAAGLCDCLHFPLLSRRDLVAENRDVLLKALRERHGPGLQENLMGLQRCFHFDADPTKKVQDQESTMIDELSPSDAFTTMFQAYTATRPSSDIEKTTSFRMTGTGHFKRKSKLHQNLEQTAEWLTSPVETSVSLLDDILRPTCAPQFTMDFEPSGVTASDNFFSPTSCWGEKASVSHHWEDGFNRPKSKEAVMFKTFENHTRGVPERNSGSQFSGINIQRFFPYQTLLLDRHSPAPTHFTQEKGPFEVDGSSFAPSFAQIHHAQQSFQPFSHFSHPSTGPPLRSYHTDMMHYPPSHMLERDAVAPLSSFSSPEQWSFPPMRLY; encoded by the exons ATGCGCCCCATGGGTGGCAGGGCTTTATCGGACAGAGAAAAGATCTTGAATGTTTTCAacaagcaattaaaaacaaccGAAAAAAAACGTTGCTCAGGGAACAGATTAACTGCAGACTGCACACGTTTAAACCATGATAGCATGACAGATGGGCAGCACAAAATGAAACGACTGAAGAGCCGCAAGGAGAGGAGTCAGATGAGAGGTGGTAAGAAAGAAGCCTCAACGTCCAAATCACATTACCATCACTGTCCACGCCAAAGCAGTAAAGACATGGCACATTTCCACAACAGCTGCCATAGTAGCTGTCATTGTCCTTCAATGAGAGACGCACCATTTCCAAACATCATTCCTGCTGCACAAGAGCCCAGTATCATCACAGACAGTCGCCTGATAGGACACCATGGCCTGTTCAACCATGAGGTGAAGTCTATCGACATTGAACGCTTGTTAAGTGAGCAGAGAAAACGTGGAACGCAATTACAAGAAAAGAACAATACTGCTTCACATCCCTTTTCAACATCTAACATTCCATCTCCATTATCTAATAATGACTTGTTGGATAAGGATACTGATGAGGTTTTGccaattgaaaaaacaaaagcccaTGATGATTGCCAGAAGAAAATCAGTCAGGGATCAGATGTTACAGCAGTGCGGAGACCGCAGCAACAACCTGATCTTTCACCTGATAGTGTGAAAAGCATCTCCTCAGCTAAACAGAGCTCCCTCAATGCAGTGAAAATCAAGAGCAAGAAGACCAACCCTGTTATGTCTGAAAAGGGCAGAGAGTCACAGCTGACTCCAACAGTTGTCAGAGAAAATGTGAAGACATTAAACAAGACAGTACAGGGGAACATGATTTCTACTCCGGAGCACACCCCAAAGAACCAGGAGTCTCCCGCTCACCAAACACAAGCTCATATTCTCAGTCCAAGCCCCCATCAGCCCTCCAGCTCACCCACTGCTGACAGTTCTGACATACCGAATCTTGACTGTGTATCTAAGTCTGTCAGTACACTGGCAGCGGGTTTGTGTGACTGTCTGCATTTTCCACTTCTGAGTAGGAGAGACCTGGTGGCAGAGAATAGAGATGTTTTGTTAAAAGCTCTAAGGGAGAGACATGGACCCGGGCTTCAGGAGAACCTCATGGGGTTGCAGCGATGCTTCCACTTCGATGCTGATCCCACAAAGAAAGTCCAGGATCAGGAGTCAACCATGATAGATGAGCTTTCGCCTTCAG ATGCATTTACAACAATGTTTCAAGCCTACACTGCTACTCGGCCGTCTTCTGACATTGAGAAAACCACATCTTTCAGAATGACGGGAACTGGGCATTTTAAAAGGAAGTCCAAGCTACATCAAAACCTGGAGCAG ACTGCTGAATGGTTGACAAGCCCTGTGGAGACTTCTGTCAGCCTTTTGGATGATATCCTCAGACCTACTTGCGCTCCTCAATTCACCATGGACTTTGAGCCATCCGGAGTTACAGCCAGTGATAATTTTTTCTCTCCCACATCATGCTGGGGAGAAAAGGCTTCTGTATCTCATCACTGGGAAGACGGGTTTAACAGGCCAAAGAGCAAAGAGGCTGTTATGTTTAAAACCTTTGAAAACCACACCAGAGGAGTTCCAGAGAGGAACAGTGGGTCTCAATTCAGTGGAATCAACATCCAGCGTTTCTTTCCTTATCAAACACTGCTGTTAGATAGACATTCACCAGCACCAACACACTTTACCCAGGAGAAAGGCCCATTTGAAGTTGATGGATCCTCTTTTGCTCCCTCGTTTGCCCAAATTCACCATGCTCAGCAGAGCTTCCAGCCTTTCAGCCATTTCAGTCATCCTTCAACTGGCCCTCCTCTCAGGTCTTACCACACTGACATGATGCATTACCCCCCATCTCACATGCTTGAAAGAGATGCAGTAGCtcccctttcttctttctcaagCCCTGAGCAGTGGTCCTTCCCTCCTATGAGACTGTACTAA